A genomic stretch from Mycobacterium paraterrae includes:
- a CDS encoding SDR family NAD(P)-dependent oxidoreductase, whose amino-acid sequence MKSMTFDNQVAIVTGAGGGLGRCHALELARRGARVVVNDLGSAVDGSGASTSAAQSVVDEITAAGGTAIANGDSVATDRGGAAIVAAAMDAFGQVDILVNNAGILRDAAFKNMTAEQVDAVIEVHLAGTFNVTRAVWPIMRERNYGRIVQTTSGTGLFGNFGQANYGAAKMGLVGMMHVLAIEGQRNGIAVNAIAPIARTRMTEDIMGDAGKAMDPELVTPVVVYLSHRSCDRTAHIYSVGGGKVSRVFIGVTKGIEDGALTAETVADSIDRIDDSSTFTIRGGPTKA is encoded by the coding sequence ATGAAGTCAATGACTTTCGACAACCAGGTTGCCATCGTCACCGGTGCGGGCGGCGGGCTCGGCCGCTGTCACGCCCTGGAGCTTGCACGGCGCGGCGCGCGGGTCGTCGTCAACGACCTGGGTAGCGCGGTAGACGGCAGCGGTGCCTCGACGTCGGCGGCTCAGAGCGTGGTCGACGAGATCACCGCGGCCGGCGGCACCGCGATCGCCAACGGCGACTCGGTTGCCACTGATCGCGGGGGCGCGGCGATCGTCGCGGCCGCAATGGACGCCTTTGGACAGGTTGACATCCTGGTCAACAACGCGGGGATCCTGCGCGATGCCGCGTTCAAGAACATGACGGCCGAACAGGTGGACGCCGTCATCGAGGTTCACCTCGCGGGCACGTTCAACGTGACCCGCGCGGTATGGCCGATCATGCGCGAGCGGAACTATGGCCGCATTGTGCAGACCACCTCGGGCACCGGTCTTTTCGGCAACTTCGGGCAAGCGAACTACGGCGCGGCGAAGATGGGCCTGGTCGGAATGATGCACGTACTGGCGATCGAGGGACAGCGTAACGGCATCGCGGTCAACGCGATCGCACCGATCGCGCGCACCAGGATGACCGAGGACATCATGGGAGACGCCGGCAAGGCCATGGACCCCGAGCTGGTCACCCCGGTCGTCGTATACCTGTCACACCGCAGTTGTGATCGCACGGCACATATCTATTCGGTCGGCGGCGGGAAAGTCTCGCGTGTGTTCATCGGGGTCACCAAGGGCATCGAGGACGGTGCGCTCACCGCGGAGACCGTCGCCGACTCGATCGATCGAATCGATGACAGCTCGACCTTCACCATCCGGGGCGGTCCGACCAAGGCGTGA
- a CDS encoding TauD/TfdA family dioxygenase, with amino-acid sequence MPTAIYTEPVADSMAWTGSDFTSKEDFAFDLSTRNVAALESILVKTAHKDRDEITPEDARHPDLDDDLGRLYHDLMYGKGLACVRGFPVERHSIEDLERIYWAFCTHLGYLVSNNSFGHRMVRVQEEILPGGVQPARGTKSRAELAMHNDAADILSLLCVYPAAEGGESQFASGPAAHNRILAERPDLLEVLYQGFPHHRRSEQPDDQPDVTPYDVPVFSQIDGRICINFTYSSILPAMKTLGREFTPQQEEAVELLRNILIDQQVEFRLESGEAAVANNFAMCHSRSDFVSSNDPKKARCFLRAWMEVPLADRRLPLGREYFHMENKDLRLGYDVVPGRDGTIARNDYRNVDTALADMFKAAQAKPKARP; translated from the coding sequence ATGCCCACCGCCATCTACACCGAACCCGTTGCCGATTCAATGGCGTGGACCGGCTCGGACTTCACGAGCAAGGAAGATTTCGCGTTCGACCTGTCGACGCGCAATGTGGCTGCGCTGGAGTCGATTCTGGTCAAGACCGCCCATAAGGATCGGGATGAGATCACGCCGGAAGACGCGCGGCACCCAGACCTCGATGACGACCTGGGCCGGCTCTACCACGACTTGATGTACGGCAAAGGGCTGGCATGTGTGCGGGGCTTTCCCGTAGAGCGGCATTCCATCGAGGATCTCGAGCGCATCTACTGGGCGTTCTGCACGCACCTCGGTTACCTGGTGTCCAACAACTCCTTCGGCCACCGGATGGTGCGCGTTCAGGAGGAGATCCTGCCCGGCGGCGTGCAGCCAGCCCGAGGCACGAAGTCGCGCGCCGAATTGGCGATGCACAACGATGCCGCCGACATCTTGTCGCTGCTGTGTGTGTACCCGGCGGCAGAGGGCGGGGAGAGCCAGTTCGCCAGCGGACCTGCCGCGCACAACCGGATCCTTGCCGAACGCCCGGACCTGCTCGAGGTTCTCTACCAGGGATTTCCTCACCACCGGCGTAGCGAACAACCCGACGATCAGCCCGACGTCACGCCCTACGACGTCCCGGTGTTCTCTCAGATCGACGGGCGAATCTGCATCAACTTCACCTACAGCAGCATTTTGCCGGCGATGAAGACGCTCGGCCGCGAATTCACCCCGCAACAAGAGGAAGCGGTGGAGCTGCTCCGCAACATCCTCATCGACCAACAGGTGGAATTCCGCTTGGAATCCGGGGAAGCGGCCGTCGCCAACAACTTTGCGATGTGCCATTCCCGTTCTGACTTTGTCAGTAGTAACGATCCCAAGAAGGCCCGCTGCTTCCTGCGTGCGTGGATGGAAGTCCCGCTCGCGGATCGTCGACTGCCCCTGGGCCGCGAGTACTTCCACATGGAGAACAAAGACCTGCGTCTCGGATACGACGTGGTGCCCGGACGCGACGGGACGATCGCGCGCAACGACTACCGCAACGTCGACACCGCACTTGCCGACATGTTCAAGGCGGCGCAGGCGAAACCCAAGGCCCGGCCGTGA
- a CDS encoding Zn-ribbon domain-containing OB-fold protein: MTTPDRPTIDTDGQAWWSAVQDRALMVNACRTCGQNSLYPRPFCPHCWGDDVELVPASGRARLYTWSVIHQNGPPFNARTPYVLAMVDLHEGPRLMTVLDDCSAENLSAELELEIAFRDDDDGFVVPVFRPATS; encoded by the coding sequence GTGACGACCCCCGATCGGCCCACGATCGACACCGACGGGCAGGCGTGGTGGTCGGCGGTGCAGGACCGCGCGTTGATGGTGAATGCCTGCCGGACGTGCGGCCAGAACTCGCTGTACCCCAGGCCATTCTGTCCGCACTGCTGGGGCGATGACGTCGAGCTGGTGCCGGCCAGCGGACGCGCACGCCTCTACACCTGGAGCGTCATCCATCAGAACGGCCCGCCGTTCAATGCGCGGACACCGTACGTGCTGGCGATGGTCGATCTGCACGAGGGACCACGACTGATGACGGTTCTCGACGATTGCAGCGCCGAAAACCTCAGCGCGGAACTAGAACTGGAGATCGCTTTCCGCGACGACGACGACGGATTCGTCGTCCCGGTATTCCGCCCGGCCACTAGCTAG
- a CDS encoding acetyl-CoA acetyltransferase — MPSNRVAIVGAALSDCGRVPDKTAMALMAQSSRRAVADAGLTKDDIDGFGGHGSLLPPVEVSEYLGLQPSWVDATNVGGSSWEVMAGHAAAAIAAGDIEVALLTYGSTARSDVKRQVRASAAAMGTGGALQYEAPYGATLIAKYAMAARRHMIEFGTTVEQLAEVAVAAHEWASMNDNAFERECITVDDVAAAPMLAEPFTSKHVCLRTDGGGAVVLASERVARNCAKDPVWILGAADATSHVSMSQWPDFTTTAAARSGPRAFAQAGVSPHDIDVCQLYDSFTSTVLLTVEDLGFCAKGEGGPFIESGALRPRGALPTNTDGGGLASCHPGMRGMFLMVEAVKQLRGECGPRQVSGAELACVHAMGGFFTHSATMILGRQ, encoded by the coding sequence ATGCCGTCCAACCGCGTCGCCATCGTGGGCGCAGCCCTGTCCGACTGCGGCCGCGTTCCCGACAAGACCGCGATGGCGCTGATGGCGCAATCGTCGCGGCGCGCTGTCGCAGACGCCGGCCTCACCAAAGACGACATCGACGGCTTCGGCGGTCACGGATCGCTACTTCCCCCAGTGGAAGTCAGCGAATACCTTGGCCTGCAACCCTCCTGGGTCGACGCGACAAATGTCGGCGGATCGTCGTGGGAAGTGATGGCCGGCCACGCCGCAGCGGCGATCGCAGCCGGGGACATCGAGGTTGCTTTGCTGACCTACGGCTCGACCGCGCGCTCCGATGTCAAACGTCAGGTCCGCGCGTCGGCGGCGGCAATGGGCACCGGAGGCGCATTGCAGTATGAGGCGCCCTATGGTGCCACTTTGATCGCCAAGTACGCCATGGCCGCCCGGCGACACATGATCGAATTCGGCACCACCGTCGAGCAGTTGGCCGAAGTCGCCGTCGCCGCCCACGAATGGGCATCGATGAACGACAACGCCTTTGAGCGCGAATGCATCACCGTCGACGACGTGGCGGCCGCACCGATGCTGGCCGAACCGTTCACGTCGAAGCACGTGTGCTTGCGCACCGACGGTGGCGGTGCCGTCGTGCTTGCCAGCGAGCGCGTGGCGAGGAATTGCGCGAAGGATCCGGTGTGGATTCTCGGCGCAGCCGACGCGACGTCGCACGTCAGCATGAGCCAGTGGCCTGATTTCACGACGACGGCCGCCGCCCGCTCGGGGCCGCGGGCGTTCGCGCAGGCCGGAGTCAGCCCGCACGACATCGATGTGTGCCAGCTGTACGACTCGTTCACCTCGACTGTCCTTTTGACCGTGGAGGACCTCGGGTTCTGCGCCAAGGGAGAGGGCGGCCCTTTCATCGAGTCGGGTGCGCTGCGGCCGCGCGGGGCGCTTCCCACCAACACCGACGGCGGCGGTTTGGCATCGTGTCACCCAGGGATGCGGGGAATGTTCCTCATGGTGGAGGCGGTGAAGCAACTGCGCGGGGAATGCGGACCGCGCCAAGTCAGCGGGGCCGAGTTGGCGTGCGTACACGCGATGGGTGGTTTCTTTACCCACAGCGCGACGATGATTCTGGGGAGGCAGTAG
- a CDS encoding enoyl-CoA hydratase/isomerase family protein, which produces MGHEASGIVVDVDDNGVQRITIDRPEVGNSLSPFARDALTDAFVRADSDPGVRAVLLSAAGGRHFCAGAGLAPQTPDSQAAPSPVAERRAGDIARMLQQGWQRLVASVLDCDKPVVAAVRGTAAGAGASLVLACDLVVMSSEAKIIESFVHRGILPDSGAIHLLTRIVGLRKATELLMLGESIDAAACERLGLVNRVTAPGDTDAVAEEIVNRLAAGPTVMLSLTKRLLSVSSESGRDRAFEQEAWAQEVVSRTADLQEGLASFAERREPKFQGR; this is translated from the coding sequence ATGGGACACGAGGCATCCGGGATCGTTGTCGACGTCGACGACAACGGCGTGCAGCGAATCACGATCGATCGCCCGGAAGTCGGAAATTCGTTGTCGCCCTTTGCGCGTGACGCACTCACCGATGCGTTCGTGCGTGCGGATAGTGACCCCGGCGTGCGTGCTGTCCTGTTGAGCGCGGCAGGCGGCCGGCACTTCTGCGCTGGGGCGGGACTGGCCCCGCAGACGCCGGATTCACAGGCCGCTCCGAGCCCGGTCGCCGAACGGCGCGCGGGCGACATTGCGCGCATGCTCCAGCAGGGGTGGCAGCGGTTGGTCGCGTCAGTGTTGGACTGCGACAAGCCCGTTGTCGCCGCCGTCAGGGGAACCGCTGCGGGCGCCGGCGCCAGCCTGGTGTTGGCGTGCGATCTGGTCGTCATGTCCAGCGAGGCAAAGATCATCGAATCGTTCGTACACCGCGGAATCTTGCCCGATTCCGGTGCGATACACCTGTTGACGCGGATCGTGGGGCTGCGCAAGGCCACCGAATTACTGATGCTCGGCGAGTCGATCGATGCTGCCGCCTGCGAACGGCTCGGACTGGTCAATCGCGTGACCGCGCCGGGGGACACCGATGCGGTCGCCGAGGAGATCGTCAATCGCCTCGCCGCAGGGCCGACGGTGATGCTGTCGCTGACGAAGCGACTGCTGTCGGTGTCGTCGGAGTCGGGTCGCGATCGTGCGTTCGAGCAGGAAGCCTGGGCGCAGGAGGTGGTGTCGCGCACCGCGGACTTGCAGGAGGGGCTGGCATCGTTCGCCGAACGCCGGGAGCCGAAGTTCCAAGGTCGTTGA
- a CDS encoding class I adenylate-forming enzyme family protein, which produces MRARYRAAGFWTAEPLDVVRSAAARHPAGLALAARGVELTYAELDERVDTAARAMLDAGVGAGSAVVLVVGNDVDSVVCVHAAVRIDAVLLVVPRSAGASQVVDVVSRSGARFGVAPNWTAITDLELSERCRWIRLSDGGGLVGSAPPPSPGRAADEPSFVLYTSGTTSRPKGVIHSLSTLAKASANYVTAAGLGPEDRIFLISPLASVTGVVQALFIGPELAIPVILEDRWDPEATCDLLIRSGATWYGGPDRLLDRMLDEAAKRRADINLRAVYLGGTMLDRRIVERIEDEFGIVVMRAYGSSEIPVSTSGLRNEPRDVRHGDDGVPLGDVDVRVGSASEPTECCVRGPHCFLGYTDADDDVSAFDGEWFRTGDVAEIVGDRVRIVGRIKDIVIRNGLKIPAAEVEEAVARIRGVRECAAYSVTDATTGERLAVAVVLDPDAEFSLAEVARALTSEGLPKYKLPEELVVWDDPLPLNANGKVDRKALGTHSVGRPRLLAERLAPSG; this is translated from the coding sequence TTGCGGGCGCGCTACCGGGCAGCCGGCTTCTGGACCGCGGAGCCGCTCGACGTGGTCCGGTCTGCGGCTGCGCGGCACCCGGCCGGGCTCGCCCTTGCGGCTCGCGGTGTCGAACTGACCTACGCCGAACTCGACGAGCGCGTCGACACCGCGGCGCGAGCGATGCTCGATGCCGGTGTTGGCGCAGGTAGCGCCGTTGTTCTGGTGGTCGGCAACGATGTCGATTCCGTCGTGTGTGTCCACGCCGCCGTGCGCATCGACGCGGTGCTGTTGGTGGTCCCCCGAAGCGCCGGGGCGTCGCAGGTCGTCGACGTCGTCTCCCGATCGGGAGCACGATTTGGGGTGGCGCCGAACTGGACCGCGATCACCGACCTTGAACTGTCAGAGCGCTGTCGCTGGATCCGACTATCCGACGGCGGCGGCCTGGTGGGGTCTGCTCCGCCCCCGAGTCCGGGCAGGGCAGCCGACGAGCCGTCGTTCGTCTTGTACACCTCTGGCACCACGTCGCGGCCGAAAGGGGTCATCCACTCACTGAGCACGCTGGCCAAAGCTTCGGCGAACTACGTCACGGCGGCGGGCTTGGGCCCGGAGGACCGGATCTTCCTGATCAGCCCGCTGGCTTCGGTGACCGGCGTGGTGCAGGCGCTGTTCATCGGCCCTGAGCTGGCTATACCGGTGATTCTCGAGGATCGCTGGGATCCTGAGGCGACATGCGATCTGCTGATCCGCTCCGGCGCGACGTGGTACGGCGGCCCAGACCGACTCCTGGACAGGATGCTCGACGAAGCCGCGAAACGTCGCGCCGACATCAACCTGCGCGCGGTATATCTCGGCGGCACGATGCTCGACCGGCGCATCGTCGAACGCATCGAAGACGAGTTCGGCATCGTGGTGATGCGCGCCTACGGCTCCTCGGAGATCCCGGTGAGCACGTCCGGCCTGCGCAACGAGCCCCGCGACGTGCGCCATGGTGACGACGGGGTGCCCCTCGGCGACGTCGACGTACGCGTCGGGTCGGCGTCCGAACCGACCGAGTGTTGCGTCAGGGGCCCGCATTGTTTTCTCGGATATACCGACGCCGATGATGACGTCTCCGCGTTCGACGGCGAGTGGTTCCGGACCGGCGACGTGGCGGAAATCGTCGGCGATCGGGTGCGAATAGTCGGACGTATCAAGGACATCGTGATCCGCAACGGGTTGAAGATCCCGGCCGCCGAGGTGGAAGAGGCGGTGGCGAGGATCCGGGGGGTCCGCGAATGCGCCGCCTATTCGGTCACCGACGCCACCACCGGTGAGCGACTGGCGGTGGCTGTCGTGCTCGATCCTGACGCCGAGTTCTCGCTCGCTGAGGTGGCCCGTGCTCTGACGTCGGAGGGGCTGCCGAAATACAAACTGCCCGAGGAACTTGTCGTCTGGGACGACCCGCTGCCGCTCAACGCCAACGGCAAGGTCGATCGCAAGGCGCTCGGCACGCACTCCGTCGGACGCCCGCGTCTACTGGCCGAGCGCCTAGCGCCGTCCGGCTAG